In Calothrix sp. PCC 6303, the sequence AAAGCTTTCTGAATAAGAACAACTTTTTGATGCGACTCACCATATTCATGACTATTAATTTCTAGCGCTTTACGGTATAACTCTTCTGCTTCGTCAAATTTTTCTAGTGATTGATAGACATAAGCGAGATTAACCATGTTATTAGCAATGCTGGGGTGTTTTTCTTTAAAAATACACTTTCTAATCTCTAGTGATTCTTCATAAAGCCTTGCAGCTTTTTCATAAGAACGTTGTTCTGTGAGATATTTTGCTAATTTATTTAGAATATTAACAACATTGGGATGTTTATTACCCAGCAATTCTCGGCTTACTTTTAGTAACCTGTTGTATAAAGCAACTACCTGATCATAACGATTTTGAAACTCATAAAGTTCAATCAGTCTCATCAATCCTTCTGAGAAATTAGGATTAATTGATTTGTCTTTACCATATATACCAATTGCCTCAGCATACATAGATTCCGCCTCTTCTTCCTGACCAAGAGAGCGTTTGAATTCTGCAATCCCCAGCATATATTCACAAACATTTGGGTTATCTTCCCCATATACTTTCTTTGCAACTTCTAACGATTTTAGGTATAAAGGTTCTGCATCTTCTTTGCAGTCTTGACTGACTAAAAAATTGGCATAAATAATCAACTTATCAACTAATTTTGGATGGTTATTTCCTAACGTATTTTCAAAAATTTCAACAGCTTCTTTAAGTAGCTCCTCAGTTTTTTTGAATTCTTTTTGAGAAAAACTAACATTTGCAAGGACACACAGCAATTCACCATACTTCGGGTGATTTGTACCAAGTACAGATTTGTAAATTTCTTGTCCTCGCGTCAGTAATGGTTTTGCTTCCTCATAATTGTTTTGCTCAGTATAGTTCACAGCCAAACGCACTAGAGACTCTGCAACATCTACATGTTCTTGCCCATAAACACGTTTTTGTATTTCCAATGCTTGTATATAAAGAATCTCTGCATCATCATAACGACCTTGTGCAGTGTAAATCGTACCGAGAACCATGAGGTTGATAGCATGAGTAGGATGTCCCGTATTATCTTTAGATTTGTTAATTTCAATGGCTTTTTGGCAAATTTCTTCTGCTTCTTGATGTCGCCCTTGAGCAAGACATACTTGTGCTAAATTACTCAAACATATGGCATATATGGGATGATCATTTTCAAAAATATTCTCTACCATTTCTTTAGCTTTTTCACAAAAATTCTCAGCATCCTGAGTTAAACTTTGTTCAAGGTAAAGAGTAGAATTATTGATAAAAATATGAATAATCATCTCATGATTAATCAGGAAGTATTTTTCAAAGTCTTGATTTTTATCAACATTTTCTTCTAATTTTAGATCAAATAATCTTTTATAAAGACTTTCAGCCTCTTTATAGTTCCCTCTAATTCGACAGACATATGCTAAATCGCTCAAATTGGGAATAAGGTCAAGACTCAAATTTGGAGTAGTATTAATGTCTTTTTTAATAACTAGTCTTTCCTGAATTTCTAAAGCTTCTCTACAATATTTCTCTGCATTTTCAAACTGACCTTTAGTAGCTAATAGCGTCCCGAAACTACTCAACACCCGAGTTGTAAAAGCATTTTCATTCCCAAATAAATTTTTCGTAGGTTCCAGAAGTTCCACTAAGTATTTTTCCGCTTTTGTGAAGTCTCCCTGTCGTGAGTATACTTGAGTCAGTAGATATTGAGCTACAATATAGCGTTCGTCTTCTCTGCTAAAACGAGATTCTATTTCTAATAGAAATTTTTCACCCCATTCTGCGGCTTGAGCATAAATTCCTAGATAAATACAAATACTCAGCAGGTACGTATGAGATATATACAGTTCCTGATAGTCCATCAGATGAGAGAAAGCTGTTGCAATCTCTTCGATATGTGGCGTAATTAACATAGGTGGAATATTTGCCATTGCTGAATCAAAATTTCCAATTAGCAATGGTACCAGTAAATTCACCATCTTAGAGCAGAAGCTTTTTTTAAGAGCATTCGCGCTATCCAACTCATCACGCTTGTTTCGTACATATTCACGGACAAGATGATGAAATTGGTATAAGCCAGTTTCTTGACGTTGCAGGAGACTGAATTTTAGCAGCCAGTCATCTCTCAGTTCTTCTATTTCATCAAGTTTTCGCTTGAACTGTAAATTTTCAATTATCAACCAAGGAATAGGGGCAAGAGCAAATAAACTCAGGTAGTAACTGAGATGCTTTGCATCATCGCTCAATTCCTTCCAACTCAGATCAAA encodes:
- a CDS encoding tetratricopeptide repeat protein, which gives rise to MSGSEDRGNYMKNVATLNQGNMTVESQNLFFGQIPVNSQPVSFPINVPRSNATEFMGREKELKIVHENIMQSHLPIALYGTGGIGKTELAIQYSLKYQKSYEGGICWLLARDTDVVKGILGFARSFLGIDPPQDLDIRSQLEFCWSRWREGKVLIIFDDVNDFDRIRQYLPPARRFSVLITTRLTYGFGVDFVEIPVLDESVALGLLRTSFRDGDSRIDEEIDYAQELCQWLDYLPLGLELVGRYLARKQDLSLSEMLERLKEEKLAQKAISPISTAFDLSWKELSDDAKHLSYYLSLFALAPIPWLIIENLQFKRKLDEIEELRDDWLLKFSLLQRQETGLYQFHHLVREYVRNKRDELDSANALKKSFCSKMVNLLVPLLIGNFDSAMANIPPMLITPHIEEIATAFSHLMDYQELYISHTYLLSICIYLGIYAQAAEWGEKFLLEIESRFSREDERYIVAQYLLTQVYSRQGDFTKAEKYLVELLEPTKNLFGNENAFTTRVLSSFGTLLATKGQFENAEKYCREALEIQERLVIKKDINTTPNLSLDLIPNLSDLAYVCRIRGNYKEAESLYKRLFDLKLEENVDKNQDFEKYFLINHEMIIHIFINNSTLYLEQSLTQDAENFCEKAKEMVENIFENDHPIYAICLSNLAQVCLAQGRHQEAEEICQKAIEINKSKDNTGHPTHAINLMVLGTIYTAQGRYDDAEILYIQALEIQKRVYGQEHVDVAESLVRLAVNYTEQNNYEEAKPLLTRGQEIYKSVLGTNHPKYGELLCVLANVSFSQKEFKKTEELLKEAVEIFENTLGNNHPKLVDKLIIYANFLVSQDCKEDAEPLYLKSLEVAKKVYGEDNPNVCEYMLGIAEFKRSLGQEEEAESMYAEAIGIYGKDKSINPNFSEGLMRLIELYEFQNRYDQVVALYNRLLKVSRELLGNKHPNVVNILNKLAKYLTEQRSYEKAARLYEESLEIRKCIFKEKHPSIANNMVNLAYVYQSLEKFDEAEELYRKALEINSHEYGESHQKVVLIQKALVQLDNKKRSRDPKIKHDSHIYEDKISVSNQSESLQREHLVNNEKELTSSEIHKQVSIQSEPLQLETQANNEIEVQNSEIHEPSEAVKSKSSEIEDLKEQNIKLENELKQLQEQQEYFKVEIENLKNKNSVDENELKKLQDQQKHFKVEIENYKHSNLEEQLKIKEIAQDLIRLTQEECAKLYEPLRVVLNDLERDRQNYQQTWDKLQEAIQQFNKYKEETDEISFHLHAHYQADCTLEKNLLPLDRQKVDEIIQKVSQLLAELDKQLSDARIQHEQSKQKSIVTF